In a single window of the Neorhodopirellula lusitana genome:
- the cysS gene encoding cysteine--tRNA ligase yields the protein MSLTATASASTDGSAESKPSIRVYNTLSKTKEPFAPLRPPRVGMYLCGPTVYAESHIGHMVGPVIFDTIKRYLTYSGYEVTWVVNITDVDDKLINKSRERGIPMSQIAVEMTADYLSNLKELGVNQIDYLPRATDHMNQIIAFIGSLEEKGYAYAIDGDVFFDVTKDPGYGQLSNRSVDAQQGEGGGAAAKKRNPGDFALWKSARAGEISWESPWGDGRPGWHIECSAMSHEILGETFDIHGGGLDLMFPHHENERAQSACRHDAPMVKYWMHNGLMRAGEKGKVGGKNDREDTSAESVEEAASGKISRSKGAGGLADLIRSQTGERIRFFLLRTHYRSTIIYNEETLAEAGTSLEAFYRFFDRFEEISGQSFYQLETAKTRPEGNFDAGKDALLNEVHGIREKFLAAMDDDFNSGAAISVLFDSLRTLNRFIDSEKLAAGADAKSPAVESLVSATRVIAELSRVLGLFAKPPIAAGGDEASAELLDGVVHLLIDLRREARERKDYATGDAIRDRLTALGVALLDKKEGTTWERNS from the coding sequence ATGAGTTTGACCGCCACCGCGTCTGCCTCCACCGACGGTTCCGCTGAATCCAAACCCTCTATCCGGGTCTACAACACACTCAGCAAAACAAAGGAACCGTTCGCTCCCCTTCGCCCACCCCGCGTTGGAATGTACCTGTGCGGCCCCACCGTTTACGCCGAATCTCACATCGGCCACATGGTCGGCCCGGTCATTTTCGACACGATCAAGCGTTACCTGACTTACAGCGGCTATGAAGTCACCTGGGTCGTGAACATCACCGATGTCGACGACAAACTGATCAACAAGAGCCGTGAACGCGGCATCCCGATGAGCCAAATCGCAGTCGAGATGACTGCCGATTACCTTTCCAACCTGAAAGAACTCGGCGTCAACCAGATCGATTACCTGCCGCGGGCAACCGATCACATGAACCAAATCATCGCGTTCATCGGTTCCCTCGAAGAAAAAGGCTATGCCTACGCGATCGATGGCGACGTCTTCTTTGACGTGACGAAAGACCCGGGTTACGGCCAATTGTCCAACCGCAGCGTCGATGCCCAACAGGGCGAAGGCGGTGGCGCGGCAGCCAAGAAACGAAACCCTGGCGACTTTGCTCTCTGGAAATCCGCTCGCGCCGGCGAGATTAGCTGGGAAAGCCCTTGGGGCGACGGACGCCCGGGCTGGCACATCGAGTGCTCGGCAATGAGCCATGAGATCCTGGGCGAGACCTTTGACATTCATGGCGGCGGCTTGGACTTGATGTTCCCGCACCACGAAAACGAGCGGGCTCAAAGCGCGTGCCGCCACGACGCCCCGATGGTGAAGTACTGGATGCACAACGGCCTGATGCGGGCTGGCGAAAAAGGCAAGGTCGGCGGCAAGAATGACCGCGAGGACACGTCGGCGGAATCCGTCGAAGAGGCCGCCTCGGGCAAGATCAGCCGTTCCAAGGGCGCCGGCGGCCTGGCCGATTTGATCCGAAGCCAAACCGGCGAGCGAATTCGCTTCTTTCTGCTTCGCACCCACTACCGATCCACGATCATCTACAACGAGGAAACGCTTGCCGAAGCAGGCACCTCGCTGGAAGCGTTCTACCGGTTCTTTGATCGCTTTGAAGAGATCAGCGGACAGTCGTTCTATCAACTCGAAACCGCCAAGACTCGCCCCGAAGGCAACTTCGACGCTGGCAAAGACGCCCTGTTGAATGAAGTTCACGGCATCCGCGAAAAGTTCTTGGCCGCGATGGATGACGACTTCAATTCAGGAGCCGCGATCAGCGTGCTGTTCGATTCACTGCGAACGCTGAACCGATTCATCGATTCCGAAAAGCTCGCCGCGGGTGCGGACGCTAAGTCACCCGCCGTCGAAAGTTTGGTGTCCGCCACCCGAGTGATCGCCGAACTCAGCCGCGTGCTGGGCTTGTTCGCCAAACCACCGATCGCAGCGGGCGGCGACGAAGCGTCCGCGGAACTGCTCGATGGCGTCGTTCACCTGTTGATCGACTTGCGAAGAGAAGCCCGCGAGCGAAAAGACTACGCGACCGGCGATGCGATCCGCGATCGCTTAACCGCTCTCGGCGTTGCCTTGCTAGACAAAAAGGAAGGAACGACTTGGGAACGCAACTCGTAG
- the ruvC gene encoding crossover junction endodeoxyribonuclease RuvC, translating into MGTQLVADRPDAARCILGIDPGLNITGYAVIHRDGGNLRLCEAGVVRSRAKDTLPERLKELSDGIREVIAAHPIELVALEQLFSHYERPRTAILMGHARGVICLAAAESGLPMVHYEPTRVKKVMTGNGHASKSQMQLAVKLQLSLATAPEPADVADAMAIALTGHYLAGNPLANA; encoded by the coding sequence TTGGGAACGCAACTCGTAGCGGACCGCCCCGATGCGGCTCGCTGCATCTTGGGGATCGATCCGGGACTGAACATCACCGGCTATGCCGTCATCCATCGCGATGGCGGCAATCTAAGGTTGTGCGAAGCCGGTGTGGTACGCAGCCGGGCCAAAGACACGCTGCCCGAGCGATTAAAAGAACTATCGGACGGCATTCGCGAGGTCATCGCGGCGCATCCAATCGAGCTGGTCGCGCTGGAACAATTGTTCTCGCACTACGAACGGCCCCGCACCGCAATCCTGATGGGCCATGCCCGCGGCGTGATCTGCCTGGCGGCCGCCGAGTCCGGTTTGCCGATGGTGCACTACGAACCCACGCGGGTTAAGAAAGTGATGACGGGCAACGGACACGCTTCGAAATCGCAAATGCAATTGGCCGTCAAGCTTCAGCTCTCACTCGCCACCGCCCCGGAACCCGCCGACGTCGCCGACGCGATGGCGATCGCCCTGACCGGACACTACCTGGCAGGCAATCCGCTGGCGAACGCTTAA